The nucleotide window CCGGCCGACCTGGACCAGCGGCGGCAACCTGCTGTTCTTCATGGCGCTGACCCTGGCCCTCGTCGGCGCCGAACAGGTTTTGCACCCTCCGGCACCGATCGCGGCCTCCGGTTCCGCGGCGATACAGGGCTTCTTCCTGGCGATGCTCGCGGTCGCCCTGATTGCTGAATGGCTGCTCGCTCGCTGGCTGCGCGCTGTCCGCGCCTGATCGGATGGCCCGCCCGGCCCGCCTTCGCCTGCGCTACCAGCTGATCCTTTTCGCGGCCGTGCGCACGGTGTTCAACACCGGCCACCGGCTGGTCTATCCCTTCCTGCCGGTCATCGCCCGCGGCCTGGGCGTCGATCTGCAGACCGCGGCCCTGGCCGTCAGCGCTCGCTCCATGCTGGGCATCTTCGGGCCGGCCATCGGCTCCGCTGGGGATCGGTTGGGCCGACGCCGGGCGATGGTCACTTCCCTGGTGATGCTGGGCATCGGTTTCGCCTTGGTCGCACCGTTCCCGATCTACCTGGTGTTCGCCCTGGCGTTGGGGATCGCGTCCGTCGCCAAGATCCTGTTCGACTCTTCGATGCAGGCCTATCTCGGGGACTTGGTGCTGTACGCTCGCCGGGGACTGGCCATCGCCGTAACCGAAATCGGCTGGTCGCTGGCCTCGCTGGTCGGCCTACCCCTGGTTGGGCTGATCATGGCCCGCTCGGGTTGGGCGGCGGCTTTCCCCTGGATCGCGGCCCTGGCCCTCGGCGGCGCCCTGGCGCTGCGTTTCGTCCTTCCGATTGACACGCGCGCGATGGCTACCCGGATGCGAGTCTCCCAGGGGCTGCGGGTCGTTGCCCGGCACCGCATCGCCCTGGCTGCACTGGCAGTCGGGCTGCTGATCAGCACCGCCAACGAAGTGGTCACCATCGTGTTTGGCGCCTGGTTGGAACAGGCCTTCGCGCTGCAGATCGTCGCCCTGGGGGCGGCCTCGATGGTCATCGGCGCCGCCGAACTGGCCGGCGAGGGATTGGTGGCCGGGATTACGGATCGCCTCGGGAAGGTGCGATCGGTGGCTTTCGGGATTCTGCTGAACACGCTCTCGGCCGTCTTGCTCCCCTTACTTGGCCAAAGCCTGCCCGGAGCGGCGGTCGGGCTGTTTCTCTTCTACGTCACGTTTGAGTTCACCCTGGTCAGCGCCATCCCATTGATGACCGAGCTGGTTCCGACGGCCCGGGCTACCATGATGGCCAGTAACATCTCTTCACATGCCCTTGGGCGGGCGCTGGGCGCGCTTCTC belongs to Anaerolineales bacterium and includes:
- a CDS encoding MFS transporter, with the protein product MARPARLRLRYQLILFAAVRTVFNTGHRLVYPFLPVIARGLGVDLQTAALAVSARSMLGIFGPAIGSAGDRLGRRRAMVTSLVMLGIGFALVAPFPIYLVFALALGIASVAKILFDSSMQAYLGDLVLYARRGLAIAVTEIGWSLASLVGLPLVGLIMARSGWAAAFPWIAALALGGALALRFVLPIDTRAMATRMRVSQGLRVVARHRIALAALAVGLLISTANEVVTIVFGAWLEQAFALQIVALGAASMVIGAAELAGEGLVAGITDRLGKVRSVAFGILLNTLSAVLLPLLGQSLPGAAVGLFLFYVTFEFTLVSAIPLMTELVPTARATMMASNISSHALGRALGALLGPALFALGFTANGLAAAGLNLLALLLLVLYVRE